The sequence AGTCTCATCCCCGGAGATGGCCGAAGAGCCCCTTCCTCTTCGGCTTCTTTTTCCCCTCCAGCTGGAGGAGTTTCTGGTACAGGTCGCGCTCTTCCGCCGAGAGGTGCCGGGGCGTGCGGATCTTCACGCGAACGCGGAGATCGCCGCTTCTTCCTTTCTTCCGCACACCCTCTCCGGGCACGGTGAGGACAGCATCCTGCTCCGTACCTTCCGGGATCTGGACTTCCACCTGCTTGCGGTCGATCGTCTCCACCGTTGCGGACGAGCCGATAGCGGCCTGAGCGGGCGTGATCTCGATGGTCGTCTCCAGATGGTCTCCCGCGCGGGAGAACCGTCTGTGGGGGGCGACACTCACCTCGATGAAGAGGTCTCCGCTCGGCGCCCCCATCTCGCCCGCCTCGCCGAGTCCGCCGACACGCAGCCGCATGCCCGTATCGATCCCGGCAGGCACGTGCACGCGTACCTTCTTTCTGGCCTGCACATGGCCGGTTCCTCGGCACTGCGTGCATGGTGTCTCCGCAACCCTCCCCCGTCCGCGACAGGCTCCGCAGGGGGCGGCCCGAATGAACTGTCCGAGAACGGTCGCATGGACATGCCGCACCTGACCGCTGCCCCCGCAGGTCGGACACGGCCGGAGCCGCTTCGAGACGCTGCCGGTCGCATCGCATGCCGGGCATGCCTCGGTGTGATCGACCTCCACGTCTTTATCCACCCCGAATACCGCCTCCTCCAGACTGATCCGAAGGCGGATCAGTATGTCCGCGCCCGGGATCGGCCCCTGCCTCTGGCGGGACCGCTCACCAAAACCCCCGAAGAACGCGTCGAAGATGTCACCGAAGTCGTAGTAGTCGGTATGGAAACCTCCGAACCCTCCGCCGAAGGGGGAGGCGCCCTCGAATGCGCTCTTGCCTCCCATGTCGTACCGCGCCCTCTTCTGCGGATCCGAGAGCACGCTGTAAGCCTCGTTGATCTTCTTGAACTTCTCCTCGGCACCCCTTTCCCTGCAGACATCAGGATGGTACTTCCGTGCGAGGCTGCGAAATGCAGCCTTTATCTCCTTGTCCGTGGCGTTTCTCGGTATGCCGAGGATGTCGTAGTAGTCATCCGACACTGGCTCACTCTCCTGCGGAATTCGGGGCGGCATGGGGCATCCTGCCGTTCATGCTGCAAAACAGGTGAATTCGGGGTATCGTCCGTGTCATTTCGGCATGCACTGCGGTTCCTTGCGTACCGGTGCGCCGTTATCCATCTTTAAACTAGGTGCCCTGCACGGCAGGACGTGCCGATCCTGCCGGTGCGCACCGCCGCCCCCATCCACACGGAGAGTATACCCAAGATGCCGGGGGCACGCGGTTCTGCCCCCGATGCTCCCCGGATCGGCAGGACGCCCCCTTCAGACGTACTCCCGCAGCCTCTCGAAAAAACCCTTCTTCGTCTCAACAGGCTGATCCAGGAGGGCTTCTTTCAGCAGTGCCTCCTGGTGGGGTGTCAGATGCCGCGGAATCTCCACGACAATTTTCACCAGCTCGTCCCCCCTCTCCTTCGAATCGATGTGCGGCATTCCCTGCCCGTTCAGCCGAAACACCGTGTGGCTCTGCGTTCCCGGAGGGATCTTCAGGGTTGCTTTCCCCGTGATCGTGGGCACTTCGATCTCGCCGCCGAAGATCGCGGTGCTGAGCGGGAGAACCGTCTTGCAGAAGAGATCGGCTCCGTGCCTCTCGAAGATCTCGTGCTCCTGCACGTGCACCACGACGTACAGATCGCCCGGCACACCGCCTCTCTCTCCCGGCTCCCCTTCGCCGGCGATCCGAAGGTACTGACCATCGTCCACGCCGCTCGGGATGGTGATCCGAATCTTCTTGGTCTTCTGGATACGCCCTGTACCCCCGCAGGTCCTGCAGGGCTTCTCGATGATCTTTCCGCGCCCGCCGCAGCGGCTGCATGTGGCGATGTTCACCATCTGTCCGAATGCGCTCCGCTGCACTCTCCGAATCTGGCCGCTGCCCTGGCAGGCGGGGCAATCCCTCATATGTTCCGGAACTGCCCCAACCCCTCTGCAGGTGGTGCACTCTGCCGAGTGGGGGATCTCGAACGATCGCGTCAGGCCGCTATACGCCTCCGCAAGCGTGATCTCCACGTCGTACCGCAGATCGGCACCGTCCCGAGCCCGAGACGCCCTGCCGCCGCCCCCGAAGACATTGAAAATGTCCCCGAATCCGAAGTCCCGAAAGAGATCTTCGAAGCTGGATGTCCGAAAACCCGCGAAATCGCCGGGCTTGAAGGCGGCATGGCCGAACTGATCGTATTGAGCCCGCTTCTCGCGATCGCTCAGCACCTGGAACGCCTCGTTGATCTCTTTGAACCGCTCCTCCGCCTCTTTGTCGTTCGGGTTCACATCCGGGTGATACTTGCGCGCGAGCTGACGGAATGCCCGTTTGATCTCGTCCTGCGACGCTCCGCGGGAAAGCCCGAGCACCTCGTAGTAGTCTCTTTTATCCATGCCGGTCAAAAATGGGGAGTTTACTCTTCCTCGACCTTGAATTCGGCGTCAACGACCTTTTCTTTGTCTTTTGAGCCCGACGGGCCTTCGGCATTCCCTGAAGATTCTCCGGCTGCCTTCTTCTCTGCTGCTTCTTCGGCGTACTTGCGCGCTGCCTCCTGGTAGATGACCGTCCCCACATCCTGCAGCACCTTCTGCAGGTTCTCGGTCTCCTGCCGGATCCTGTCCATATCCTTGCCCTCCAGGGCCGATTTGGCAGTCTTGATGGCCGATTCCAGTCTGTCCTTCTGCTCTGCGCCAATCTTGTCGCCCAGTTCGGAGAGAGTCTTCTCGGCAGTGTAGATCATCGAATCGGCATTGTTCCGGGTCTCCACTTCCTCTCTCCGCTTCCTGTCCTCCTCCTCGAACTCCTTGGCCTGCTGGATCATCTTCTCGACTTCTTTGTCCGAGAGCTTGGTGGATGCGGAGATGGTCATCTTCTGCTCCTTGCCGGTTCCGCGGTCTTTTGCCGAGACGTTCAGGATGCCCGAGGCGTCGATGTCGAACTCGACCTCGATCTGCGGCACGCCGCGGGGAGCCGGCGGGATGCCCACCAGGTTGAACTGCCCAAGGCTGATGTTGTCCGCGGCCATCGGCCGCTCTCCCTGCAGCACGTGGATGGTGACCGCCGTCTGGAAGTCGGACGCGGTGGAGAAGATCTGGCTCTTCCGGGTAGGGATCGTGGTATTACGCTCGATAAGCGGGGTCATGACGCCGCCGAGCGTCTCGATGCCCAGAGTCAGCGGCGTCACGTCCAGCAGCAGGAGATCGGTGATCTCGCCGGCCAGGATCGCACCCTGGATGGCAGCGCCCATCGCGACGCATTCCATCGGATCGACGCCCCGTTCGGGCTTCAGACCCGTCTGCTCCTCGATGAACTTCACGACCGCGGGCATGCGGGTGGGTCCGCCGACGAGGATCACCTTGTTCAGATCCCGTTTGGTCAGTTTGGCATCGGCGAGCGCCTGCTCGATCGGATGGATGCAGCGGGAGATGATGGGATCGACGAGCTGCTCCAGCCGGGAGCGGGAGAGTTTGAGGGCGAGGTGCTTGGGACCCTCCTTGTCCACCGTGATGTACGGCAGGTTGATCTCGGTCTCCAGGACCGACGAGAGTTCGATCTTCGCCTTCTCCGCCGCCTCCCGCACCCTCTGGATGGCCATCTTGTCCTTTCTCAGGTCCACGCCTTCCTGTTTTTTGAACTCCTCGACGATCCAGTCCACTACTGCGTTGTCCATGTCGGTGCCGCCCAGCTGAGTGTCGCCGGACGTGGACAGCACAGTGAACGTGCCGCCTCCGAACTCCATGATCGTTACGTCCAGGGTGCCGCCGCCCAGATCGAACACCAGGATCTTGTGCTCTCCCGCTTTGTCCAGCCCGTACGCCATCGAAGCGGCCGTCGGTTCGTTCACCAGCCGCACAACGTCGAGGCCTGCGATCCTGCCGGCATCCTTCGTGGCGGTCCTCTGGTTGTCGTTGAAGTATGCAGGAACCGTGATCACGGCTTTTTTAATCTCTTCCCCCAGGAATGCCTCGGCGTCCCGCTTGATCTTCTGCAGGATGAATGCCGAGATCTGCTGGGGCGTGTACTGCTTGCCGTGAATGGTGTATGTGTGATTGGTGCCGATCTTCCTCTTGGCGGCAAGAACGGTCCCCTCCGGGTTGCTCACCGCCTGCCTGCGGGCGGGCTCCCCCACCAGCAGCTGGCCGTCTTTTGCAATGGCCACCACAGAGGGGAACATCTTTCCTGCAACCGTCGCACCCTCCGCTGAGGGGATGATCGTGGGCTTGCCGCCCAGCATCACGGCCGCCTGACTGTTCGAGGTCCCGAGGTCGATTCCGATAATCTTCTCTTTACTCATGGTGCTCACCTTTCCTATCCCTGCTATCTTCTGCAATCTTGACTTTCGACGGGCGAATCACCCTGGATCGGAGCATGTAGCCTTTCTGGTACTCCTCGAGCACGGTCCCGCTCTCGCATTCGCTCGCCTCCTGCGCGAGCACGTCATGGAGATTGGGATCGAACTTCTTGCCGAGGCATTCGATGGCCTGGAGACCATGGGATTCCAGAATCTTGAGGAAGTTCTTCTGGAGCATCTCGAGCCCTTCCCGGTTCTCCTCGCTCTCGATCGAGGCGAGAGCCCGCTCGAAATCGTCGACAATCACAAGGAGTTCGGCGATCAGGTTCTGGTTCGCGAGGGAGACGATGGCATCCCTCTCCCTGTCAAATTTCTTGCGGTAGTTGTCAAAATCTGCCGCCAGGCGGATGTACCGGTCCTGAAGTTCGGCATACCGTTTCCGCTCCTCCTCAAGGGCGGACTGCAGATCGATATCGCCTTCCGCAGCGCCCTGCGAAGCCTTAGCATTTCCCCGTTCTGTCGACTGATTCTGCATGCTACACTCCGGATCTCAATAACTATTGTATTGTAGTTCTATATATTATTTGTGCAAATGCGACTATAAATAGGTCTTGTTTGCTGTTTGTTTTGAATTTTGCACAATATTTCAGGATATCCTGCCATGCTGACGCGGATACGGTTCTTACGCCGAATCCGGCACATCATGCCTGGACGCCAGCGGCTCTCCCGCCGCGGCATCGCTGTCATGCTCCCCCAGAGTGCATTGCAGCGGGCGGGGAAGCGGAGAGCGGTGCAGGATCCGCACCGGCAGAGAAGCTCCCAGGGAAGTTCGTCAAGCCCCTCGGTGCTGGCGATTGCGATCCCGGATCGGGGGCAGTTCTCGGCGAACGGAGCATCGGTATTTTATCATAGGGAGCTGAACGCGTTGGTATGAAATGGGCACTGCTGTCGGTATGGGATAAGAGAGGGATTGTCGATCTGGCAAAAACGCTTGTCGCAAACGGCTACTCCCTGGTGAGTTCGGGCGGCACAGGCAGGGCACTGGCAGAGGGCGGCGTGCCGTATCGAGAGGTGGCGGAGTACACGGGATCCCCCGAGATCTTGGACGGGCGTGTGAAGACGCTCCATCCCCGGATCCACGGCGGGCTCCTCGGGCGGCCGGGGATAGACGATTGCACGGCCGCCGCGCTCGGGTTCCAGTATATCGAAATTCTCGTGGTGAACCTGTATCCGTTCGAGGAGAAGGCTGGATCTGGTCTGGCTCTGGAGGAGCTCGTGGAGTACATCGATATTGGCGGCCCGGCGATGGTGCGGGCAGGGGCCAAGAACCACCGCTACGTAGCGGTGCTTGTCGATCCGGAGGACTACGGCATGGCAAAAGAGGCGGTCGAGCGGGGAGGGTTCTCCCCGGAGCAGCGGCTGTACCTGGCGAAGAAGGCGTTCGCCAGGACTGCCGCCTACGATGCAGCGATCAGCAACTTCCTCCAGGGGCTGGGAGAGACATTTCCTCCGATCTATACCCTGCAGTTCCGGAACGGCCGTGCGCTGCGGTATGGCGAGAACCCTCACCAGCTGGGGGCAGTGTACGGGGAGCGGGGCATCGCCGGAGCAGAACCCTTCCAGGGACGCCAGATGTCCTTCAACAACTATCTGGACGCCAGTTCCGCCGTCTCTCTCCTGAGCGAGTTTGCGGATCCCTGTGCTGTGCTCGTCAAGCACAACAACCCCTGCGGCGTGGCGATAGGAGACAATCTCCTCTCCGCCTATATCACGGCACGCGAGGTGGATCCGATCTCCGCTTATGGTTCCGTCGTTGCCCTCAACCGTACCGTGGAGAGGGATGTGGCGGAGGAGATCACGAAGACATTCGTTGAGGTGGTGATCGCCCCCTCCTACACCGAGGACGCATCGATGGTTCTGCGGAAGAAAGAGAATCTAAGAGCCATTCTCCTGCGGACACCGCTCCCGGACGAGGAATCAATCCGCAGCATCGACGGGGGGATCCTGGTGCAGCGGACGCCGCCCTACCAGGAGCACTGGACGGTCGTGACAGAACGGGATCCGGATGCGGAGGAACTGGCGGCCATGAGGCTGGCCTGGAGGGTGTGCAAGCATACACGCTCCAATGCGATTGTCTTTGCGAATGCCAGAAAGACCGTCGGGATCGGAGCCGGTCAGATGAGCCGGGTGGACTCGGCGCGGATTGCCATCGCCAAGGCGAGAGATTCCCTGCAGGGCAGCGCAGTGGGCTCGGATGCCTTCCTGCCCTTCCCTGACACCCTCGAGGAGGCGGCGGCAGCGGGGGCGACCGCCCTGGTGCAGCCCGGGGGTTCGATCCGGGACGATGAGGTCATCGCGGCAGCAAACCGGCTGGATGTGACGATGATCTTCACGGGGGTACGCCATTTCAAGCACTGAATCCGCCCTCCTGCTGAAGACGGTGCCGGACCATCGAACCCATCCCATTTTCCATTGCAGATCGGAACCGGATCCGCAGTTCGCTACATATCCCGTCGCGGCTCCGGTTCCGCCGCCGACCCCGGAGCTGCCTTCTTCCGGAAGGAGGGGAGCGCACACTCCCACGGCCCAATGGGACACAGGACGAATTAGTCTGCTGTGCATCGGAGAGGTTGGCGGATCGGCTCCCTCTCTATCCGTCACGATGCGGCAGTGTCCCCCTGTTCCGATTGTCGGGAGACGCAACGCAGATCTGGAGTACTGGGGATTGGAGGTCCGAAGGGGCCCTGCACACCCCGCACCGCCATTGCGGCATCCTGGAATCTCCCGGCCTCATCCCGTATGCGGAAGCCTCCCTTCAGGGATACCGAAGAGATCCACGGTCCGTGGGGTTAGCTCGATGCTAGCCCATTCGCTCCCGATGCCCATCAAATCCCGCTGGCCGGTAACCGGGTCCTATCGCTTGGGTTCGCGCCCCTCTCCCCCATGCCCCTTCCCCTGCTGGTCACGAATGCCCGGCGGATACGGTAACTCACGGGGAATCCTCAAGTGCATTCTCGATGCAAATTCGGGCTCACAGCCCCTACTCCCGAAATCACAACTCAGGCCTATCGAACCGACGGAGAGTGAAGTGGGGGAAAGGTCAAGACCTCCCCCGGACCTGTGTGCGGAGGCGCGGGAGGGATTGGGGCAGTCAGGGTTTGGCAGGGCACTCCTTTCGTATGCGGGATCCGAATCTGGATCGCGGTCCCCCCCGGGGGGGGTGCCCCATCGGATCAGCGGCGGCATGGGACCCGGTCGGCGCGTTCTCGAGAACGTACCGATCCAGGACGGGATTTCCGGCGCAGCCGGATCGTGTTCGGGCATCGAGAGGTCGGAGTTTCTTCATCCCGGAGCCTTTCGGCACGTTTATGAGGTGCAGCATACCAGCTGATCGGATCGGGGCTCCTGATGGATTTCAGTGCGATGGTTGCGGATGCATTCCGGTACACGCGGAATACGCTCTGGGGAAAATGGGTCAAGTGGCTGGTTCTCGCCCTCTACATCCCGATCAACCTGGGCTACTACCGGCATATCCTGCAGGGGGAGGTAGAACCTCCGACACGGATACCCGATACGGAGGAGGTATTCATCGAGGGCCTGAAATTGCTGGTTGTTCTTGCCGTGTATGCCCTCCCTGTCATCGTGATAGCGCTCGCCTTTTTCGGCGGGACATATGCCCTCCTCTCCACGATGATCCTGTCCGGAGACGCATCTGCTGCAATAGCAATCCTCGGGACCGTGGTCCTCGGATCCCTCGTCACGTTCCTGTTGTCCATACTTGTCGGTCTGATTGCGGCCATTGCTGCGATCCGATTCTCGCGGACGAACGATTACGCAGAAGCGTTCAACTTCGGCGCCATCCTCGACCATATTGCACGCATCGGGTGGGGAAATTACATCGTTTCGTTCCTGGTTCCCGTACTCGCGATCGGGATTGTGGTGCTCGGGCTTCTCATGATCCCCTTTCTCGGATGGGCGCTGCTGTTCATCCTTGGCCCCGTCTTCGGGGTATTCCTCTCCCGGTACCTGACGATCCTGTACGATGCTGCCCCGGTCTGATTGCGGTGAGGCAGAAGAGCGCAGTCTGCGGATTCCGGTTTCCGGGCGCGAAATGCATCCTCTCCCCTTCCCGAGGCTCGAAAATGCATTTCCAGCCGATCAAACTGCCGTGCGGCGCAGTTACATTCAAATACACCTTCACGCCTTACCGTTTACGTGAGGTTGTATCGTCATGGACTACGGAAGCATGCTGGGAGACTCGCTCGACTATACGCGGGATCTCCTGTGGGGGAAGTGGAAACGCTGGATCCTTCTTATCCCGTGCACAATCATCTTTCCACTCCTGCTTGGCTATATCATGGAGATCTACCGGGGCAAGCAGGATCCCGAACTGGAGGGCTGGGGCAGGCTTTTCATCGACGGGTTGAAGTACTTCGTCGCATCACTCATCTATGCCCTGCCGGCGATCCTGATCATGCTCGTGTTCGGGGATATCGCCCTGCTGGATGCCATCGCCAGGTCGGCAGCAAGCGGGAGTCCCGATCCCCTCGCCGGCAATCCGCAGGTGCTCGCACCAGCCCTGTTCGCCTTCGGCATCGGTATCATACTCGCCATCCTAGTGGGGCTGGCAATCGCGCTTCTTTCCATCATCGGGCTCGTGCGGATGGCGCGGACGGATAGGTTCGGAGAGGCCTTCAACTTCGGCGCCATCCTCGACCACATCGCACGCATCGGGTGGAGTCAATACATCGTGGCGCTCATCGTCATCTGGGTGGTCTCGATCGTCCTGGGGGCCGCTCTCTCCGCCCTGGCGGGAATACCGTTCATTGGCTGGATCTTCTGGCTTTTCCTGACGCCGGCGGTGGTCATCTTCGAATCGCGCTACATCGCCCTGGTCTACGATAGCGGCACACGTCCTCACCAGCCTGCCTGATCCCTTCTCTCTTTGCTTTTACAGAACCGATCCTGTTCTGCTGCCATCCACGATGGCGTCACCCATCTCGTGCAGCCCGTCACCCGTTCTCATCCTGCGACCCTCTGTGCATCCAAGGCCGAAATGAGCCTGGATGCAGGCGGGTGGGAGCGGGAGCCCGGATGCTGCGAGGATCCCCGGCGCCCGCTTCTCACCAGGATCGCGGAGGGATTGTCCCCGGGTGTGGCATGGCCCGGATATGGGGGCAGCGGGTATCGAAATAACACGGTTCTTCCGACGGTGAGGGACTCGGCAGCGGTTCCCAGGCGGGGACTTTCGGAATTTCGGACAATTTCGGTGTACACGGGTTCTCGACGCTGCAGACCCGATCCGGGCCCTAATCCTCAGGAGAGGGGGGGATCCGCCGTTCCTCCTGCCGGCCGACAGAGCCTCTATGCCGCTCCGATCTCCCCGCATGAGATCCGCTGTTCGTACCGATGCCTCTCGCCCTTCTCCGCTCATTAACAGAGACGCATCGCAATAGTGGTGAAGGAACCCTGGGGAGAGCAGGCGCACCTCTCTGATTCTCCTGCCCTGCTCCCTTCCAATCGGGCCGGATCGGCGCATTTACGGCTTCGATAGGATAAATGCCTCCGGTTGTCGGACACATCCTGCTATCGGGATTGAGACGGGCGGAGGGCACCCTCCCATTTCTGCCGCGGGCCGGGGCTGATTGGTGCATGACGGCGTATTCGTGGCGGATAGGAGAATTCGCCCACGTGCGGAACGCATGCCCGGCAACACACCATCCGCGCACTTGTGTCCGGAAGGGGAAACGGCGAGCGAGGGGGGAGACCTGCTCTTCCATCCGGAAACGCCCGGCAAGCGTCCTCCGTGCTGGATGCCCCTCACCGACGCTGTTCTCCAGCAGTCGCGGGGGAGAGGATCAAGATCGGGACAGGCGCGCCGGACGGCTCTATCGCGATCCGGGAAACTTCGGTTCCCGAACGGGGAGGAACCGGGAGCCTCTCGTCGGGGGATCCGATTTTCCCCGGAGATCTGCTCTCCGGCCAGTCTGCACCTGTCCCGCGTCTCTTCCACCGAGCGCGGGATTCGTGCGGTCCGTGATCCCGGGCAACCAGCCGATCCTTCCCCGGAGCATCGGACAAAGGTGCCGAAGGCTCGCCGCCTGCAAAATAAGCGTTTCGGGCCGTGTCTGCCTCCGAGACGGATCTCGACAGGACCCGCCGGACAATAGTTTAAATATCCGCCGCCCCCACTCTTATGCATGACCGAACAGTCCAGAAGGGATTGCTTTATTCTCGAATCGCCTGCGCTTTTTTGATACTACGCTACGGGACGGCGAACAGACGCCCGGAGTCTCACTGACACCCGCCGAGAAGCTCGAGATCGCCTCTGTCCTCTCCCGAATCGGGGTACACACCATCGAAGTGGGATCTGCAGCCGCATCCGAGGGGGAGCGCGAGGCGCTGCGCCTGATCGCCGATGCGGATTTGTCGGCCGAGATCTGCACCTATGTTCGGGCACTCCGGCAGGACATCGACTACGCGGCAGAATGCAATGCCGACTCTGTCCACCTGGTGGTGCCCGTGAGCGACCTGCACATCCAGAAGAAGCTGCGGAAGACGCGCGAGGAGGTCTGCAATATGGCCTGGAGCGCCGTGGAATACGCCCGGGAACGGGGTCTCATCGTCGAGCTCTCCGGGGAGGACGCATCCCGGGCTGACCCGGCATTCCTCCGTGAGGTATTCGCCGGCGGCGTGGAACGGGGCGCCGATCGGCTCTGCTTCTGCGATACGGTCGGACTGCTGACGCCGGAGCGGACGGCGGAGCTCATCCCTCCGCTCTGTCTTGCGCCCCTCTCCATCCACTGCCACGACGACCTCGGGATGGCCCTGGCAAACTCCCTCGCGGCGCTGAAAGCGGGTGCGAGCGCATGCCATGTGACCGTGAACGGCCTGGGGGAGCGGGCGGGCAACACGCCGCTCGAAGAGCTCGTCATGGCGCTCGAGGTGCTCTACGGCTACCGGACCGGCATCGTCACGGAGGAGCTCTACCATCTTGCCACCCTGGTCTCGCGGTTGAGCGGTGTGCCGCTCCCCGTCAACAAGGCGATCGTCGGGGAGATGGCCTTCACGCATGAGAGCGGCATCCATGCCCATGGCGTCCTCCGCGAACCGAGCACCTATGAATCCATCCGACCGGAGTCGATCGGGCGGAAACGGCGGATTGTGCTGGGGAAGCACTCGGGATCCGCCTCCGTCGAGGCCGCCCTGCACGAGATGAACTACCGCCCCGACGAGAACCAGCTGCGGGAGATCATCAAGCGCATCAAACAGCTCGGTGACGAAGGCAAACGGGTCACGGATGCAGACCTGATGGCCATCGCAGACGCTGTCCTCGCCATCGAGTGCAGTCCGGTGCTGCAGATGCGGCAGTTCACGGTGGTGAGCGGGAGCAACGTGATCCCGACGGCATCCGTGACCATGACCGTACACGGGGAGGAGGTGACGGGAGCCGCCACCGGCACAGGCCCCGTGGATGCTGCCATGGAGGCCCTGCGCCGCTCCGTCGCCGATGTGGCCGACATCCGCTTGGAGGAGTACCACGTGGATGCGATCAGCGGCGGAACGGACGCGTTAGTGGACGTAACGGTAAAATTAAGTAAAGACGGGAAGATACTTACTTCCAGAGGTGCTCGCACCGATATCATCATGGCCAGCGTTGAAGCGGTCATCGCCGGCATGAACAGACTGTTGAGGGAAGAGAATGAAGACCGGAGCTAAGATCCTCATCGAGGGTCTCCAGAGAGAAGGGGTCGAGACCTTATTCGGTTACCCCGGAGGAAGCGTGCTGCCCATCTACGACGAGCTCTACGACTCGTCACTGCGGCACATTCTGGTACGGCACGAGCAGGCAGCGGCACACGCCGCGGACGGGTATGCCCGGGCCAGCGGCCGTGTAGGCGTATGCCTCGCCACCTCCGGTCCCGGGGCCTGCAACTTGGTCACCGGCATCGCGACGGCCTACATGGACTCCGTCCCGATCGTCGCCCTCACCGGACAGGTTCCCACCCTGCTCCTCGGGAACGATGCCTTCCAGGAGTCGGACATCACCGGCATCACCACCCCCATCACCAAGCACAACTACCTTGTGAAAGAGACGAAGGATCTGGGGCGGATCGTGAGGGAGGCCTTCTACATCGCGAGGACGGGGAGACCCGGCCCGGTGCTCATCGATCTACCGAAGGATGTCTGCACCAACCAGATCCCCGGTGAGAACCACCTCCCGGACCATATCTCCCTGCCAGGCTACCGTCCGACCTACAAGGGGCATGTCCGCCAGATCGAAAAGGCGCTGGAGGCTCTCGAGAGGGCGGAGCGCCCCGTGATCTATGCTGGAGGGGGGATCATCGCATCCGGGGCTTCGACAGAACTCGTGGAATTTGCAGAGAGGGGGCTGCTGCCGGTGACCACGACGCTGATGGGGCTCGGCGCAATTCCGGCCGATCATCCGTTGAACCTGGGGATGCTCGGGATGCACGGAACCGAGTACGCCAACTACGCCGTCACCGAATGCGACCTGCTCTTCGCCATTGGTGTGCGGTTCGACGACCGCGTGACGGGCAAGATCCAGACGTTCGCTCCGAACGCAACCATCGTCCATGCCGACATCGATCCGGCAGAGATCGGAAAGAACAAGAAGGTCGACGTCCCCATCGTCGGGGATGCGAAGGCGATCCTTCAGGCGATGCTCCACCGCATGAACCGGCGCGACGGGCGGGAGAGCTGGCTCGAGAAGGTGCGGGTCTGGAAGGAGAAGCATCCGCTGCGCTATCGGTGCGATGGCCGCCTTCGCCCCCAGTACATTATCCAGGAA is a genomic window of Methanomicrobiales archaeon containing:
- a CDS encoding DUF4013 domain-containing protein, producing the protein MDYGSMLGDSLDYTRDLLWGKWKRWILLIPCTIIFPLLLGYIMEIYRGKQDPELEGWGRLFIDGLKYFVASLIYALPAILIMLVFGDIALLDAIARSAASGSPDPLAGNPQVLAPALFAFGIGIILAILVGLAIALLSIIGLVRMARTDRFGEAFNFGAILDHIARIGWSQYIVALIVIWVVSIVLGAALSALAGIPFIGWIFWLFLTPAVVIFESRYIALVYDSGTRPHQPA
- a CDS encoding 2-isopropylmalate synthase; the protein is MALFSNRLRFFDTTLRDGEQTPGVSLTPAEKLEIASVLSRIGVHTIEVGSAAASEGEREALRLIADADLSAEICTYVRALRQDIDYAAECNADSVHLVVPVSDLHIQKKLRKTREEVCNMAWSAVEYARERGLIVELSGEDASRADPAFLREVFAGGVERGADRLCFCDTVGLLTPERTAELIPPLCLAPLSIHCHDDLGMALANSLAALKAGASACHVTVNGLGERAGNTPLEELVMALEVLYGYRTGIVTEELYHLATLVSRLSGVPLPVNKAIVGEMAFTHESGIHAHGVLREPSTYESIRPESIGRKRRIVLGKHSGSASVEAALHEMNYRPDENQLREIIKRIKQLGDEGKRVTDADLMAIADAVLAIECSPVLQMRQFTVVSGSNVIPTASVTMTVHGEEVTGAATGTGPVDAAMEALRRSVADVADIRLEEYHVDAISGGTDALVDVTVKLSKDGKILTSRGARTDIIMASVEAVIAGMNRLLREENEDRS
- the ilvB gene encoding biosynthetic-type acetolactate synthase large subunit; translated protein: MKTGAKILIEGLQREGVETLFGYPGGSVLPIYDELYDSSLRHILVRHEQAAAHAADGYARASGRVGVCLATSGPGACNLVTGIATAYMDSVPIVALTGQVPTLLLGNDAFQESDITGITTPITKHNYLVKETKDLGRIVREAFYIARTGRPGPVLIDLPKDVCTNQIPGENHLPDHISLPGYRPTYKGHVRQIEKALEALERAERPVIYAGGGIIASGASTELVEFAERGLLPVTTTLMGLGAIPADHPLNLGMLGMHGTEYANYAVTECDLLFAIGVRFDDRVTGKIQTFAPNATIVHADIDPAEIGKNKKVDVPIVGDAKAILQAMLHRMNRRDGRESWLEKVRVWKEKHPLRYRCDGRLRPQYIIQELSNILNGEGIIVSEVGQNQMWTAQWYRFKKPRSWLTSGGLGTMGYGFPAAIGAQCARPDETVFDIAGDGSFQMNIQELGTVAQTGLPVKVAILNNMYLGMVRQWQELFYDRRYSYTELPPVDFVRIASAYGIDGMRVDAAEDVRQALRAAIDADGPFILDFRIEREENVFPMVPAGAAINEMIGGHSG